The Desulfovibrio psychrotolerans genome includes the window GGGCGGCTCTGCGCAAAATGCGTACCCACGGCATATCTTCGCTCTTCATTGTGGACAAGAAGCAGACACTTATGGGCGTTGTTTCCGCAGATCAGGCGGCGCAGCTCATTGAAGTGGGCGAGTCCGATCTTTCCCGGATTATCTGTACTGACATAAAAACAGTGCTGCCGGACGCCCCCGCGCAGGAACTTTTTTCCATTATGCACGATCTTTCCTACCCGCTGGCTGTAGTTGATTCATCCAACCGGCTTAAGGGAGTTATCATTCGTGGTGCGCTTATTGGGGCACTGGCAGAAAGGGGAGGTTCGGGCAATGCAGTATAGACTTCCCATAGGGCAAGGAATTGAGGCTGGAATTGATTTTCTGGTTGAACATCTCTCGTTCGCTACCAAGGCAATTTCCGTTGTAGTGGAAAGTGCCCTGCGCATGCTTGAGAATGGGATGATCGCCGTTCCCGAGCCTGTGTTCATAGCGGTATGCGGCGCGCTGGTGTGGTGGCTGGCGCGGGACAGACGGCTCAGTTTGTTCGCCATTGCCGGGCTTGCGCTCATATGGAACATGGGATTGTGGGAAGCAACCATGAGCACCGTGGCACTGGTGCTGGTGGCCACTCTCTTTGCGATTATGCTGGGTATTCCTCTCGGTATTTTTGCTTCCGTGAACACGATCGCCTATCGGATCATCATGCCCGTGCTGGACGTGATGCAAACCATGCCGGCGTTTGTATATCTGATTCCTGCCATTCCTTTTTTCGGTTTAGGCAAGATGGCGGCCATTTTTTCCACCGTCATCTTTTCCATGCCGCCTGCCATCCGGCTCACCTGCCTTGGAATCAAGCAGGTTCCGTACGATCTGGTGGAGTGCGCCGAAGCCTTCGGAACAAGCCGCTGGCAACGGCTGATTAAGTTGGAACTCCCCCTTGCACGCTCAACCATCCTGGCGGGTGTTAACCAGACCGTCATGCTCGCGCTCTCAATGGTTGTCATTGCCTCCATGATCGGTGCCAAGGGACTTGGCGGAGAAGTTTGGAAAGCTATCCAGCGTCTTCAGATGGGACGCGGTTTTGAAGCCGGCATAGGTATCGTCATTGTGGCGATTATTCTGGACAGAGTGCTCCAGAAGGCCGGAAAACGCGGCAACCAACCCTAACGACAAGGAGAAAAAGTATGAAACGTCTATTTTCAGCACTGGGAGCCATGGCTCTTGTCTTGACCATTGCCATGCCTGCCTTTGCCAACAAGATAGTCCGCATAGCCTATGTGGAGTGGGACTGCGCCCTGGCTTCCACCACCATGGTTAAAGCAGTACTTGAACAGAAAATGGGGTACAAGGTTGAGGCAATGCCTGTTGCCGCTGCGGCCATGTGGCAGGCGGTGGGGTCCGGCGATGTAGACGGCATGGTTACCGCATGGCTTCCTGTTACCCACGGCGACTACATGAAGAAGGTTGGGGATAAGGTGGAAGACCTTGGCCCCATAAGCACAGATGCCAAAGTTGGCTGGGCTGTGCCTTCTTATGTGACTATTAACTCCATTGAAGAACTGCAGGCCAATGCAGATAAGTTTGGCGGAAAGATTGTCGGCATTGATCCCGGTGCGGGGCTCATGCGCATGTCTGAAGAAACCATGAAAGCGTACGCCCTGAATGATTTTGAACTTATGGAGGGCAGCGGTGCCACCATGACGGCGAGCCTTGCCGAAGCTGTTAAAGGCGAAAAATGGATTGTTGTGACCGCATGGTCGCCGCATTGGATGTTCGGCCGCTGGGACCTCAAGTATCTGGAAGACCCCAAGGGGACGCTGGGCGGATCGGAAACCATCAATACCATTGTCCGCAAGGGGCTTAAGGAAGATATGCCCGAAGTGTACGCCTTCCTTGACCGCTTTGCATGGGACAGCCCGGACCAGCTTCAGATGGTTATGGACTGGAATCAGGAACAGGGTGCGGACCCCTATGAAAACGCAAAGCGTTTTATCAACGAGTATCCTGACACCGTAAAAAAATGGCTCGGCCAATAAGCCGCAGAGGGTGGCCGTGCACCGCATAGCGCTGTATGCCACATCAATCATTGCCATGGGAGGCCGCCGGAACACCGGCGGCCTTTTTGATGTTGATTATTTATTCTCCAATGTGTTGATTCTTTTTATGCCGATGTGTTAGGGTGCGGTTATTGGTTGAAAACCAGCAATTATCATACTTGGAGGATAGTTATGAAACGTCTCTTCGTGGCTCTTTCCCTTTCCGTTGGCCTGTTGTTCGCTTCCGGTGTCTGTGCGTTTGCGGCGGAAGACGGCGCTTCTCTCTACAAGGCGTGTCAGGGCTGCCACGGTGCTGAAGGCGAAAAGCTCCCCATGGGAGTTGGGCATCCCATCAAAGGCCAGTCTGCCGAAGATCTGGATAAAAAAATGCACGGCTACAAGGACGGCTCTTACGGCGACAGCAAGAAGGCCATTATGACCAACATTGTGAAGCGCCTGACAGACGAACAGATCAAGGCTCTTGCAGACCACATGGCCGCGTTCTAGCCCAGCGGAGAAGTGCCGATGCGAATTGTCCCGGGAGAGTTTGATTGCCGCCCCTCGGTGGCCCGGAAATGGAGTGTGCGATGTGTCCGTAATGTCTGCCGGGCATGGTCTGTTGGTTGGTTGTGCCTTGCCATTCTGACCGTTTTTCCTGTTTGGGCAGGAGCGACAGAACATCAGGGGCACGGTGCCGGGCATGCTGCTGCGGCGCAGCAGAACCATACGGACCACGCCGGACATGGAGCCCAAGAGGAAACAAATGTTCCGGAAATGGTTCCGGAAATGGTTCCGGATGGCTCTGTGCCAGGACTGGACGGTCATGTGCATCCGGATACACAGGCTGTTTCCGGTGATGCTCCGCCCGCTGCCGTGGACGAAAAGCTTGGTGACATCATTCCGCCGGGAATTATGTTCCGTGACGAATCGGGGCTGATGGTGGACGTGCGGTCGCTTATGGACCTGCCGACCATCATCGCCCCTGTTTATTTCAATTGTCCGAGCGTTTGCAACATTTTGCAAAGCTCTCTCGCCAAGGTGCTTCCGCAGATGGCGTTGGTACCCGACAAGGACTACCGGGTGCTCTCGGTCAGCTTTGACGAAACGGACACGCCGGATCTCGCCGCGCGCCGCAAGACCAACTATCTTGCTGCCATGGACCACGCCTACCCCCCGGAGGCCTGGCGTTTTCTTACGGCAGACAAGGAGAGCATAGACCGCCTGATGGATGCTATAGGATACCGGTTTACCCGGGTGGACAAGGACTTTGTGCATCCCATTGTGGTGGTGGCTGTTTCTCCGGAGGGCAAGATTGTCCGGTACCTCTACGGCAACAGCTTTTTACCGTTTGACACTGCAATGGCGCTTACGGAAGCTGCAGAAGGCAAGGTGGGGCTTTCGCTCAAGCGCATTGTTTCCTACTGCTTTTCCTATGACCCGCAGGGCAGGCGCTATGTGCTGGATGTGATGCGTATTGCCGGATTTGTGGTGCTGTTCGGCGTTGCGGTGCTCTTTTTCGTTCTTGTGCGCGGCGGACGCAAGCCCCGGAAATAGCTTCCTGCCTATGCATTTGTGACGAGAGGCGGGCGGCAATCTGCAGGGCAGCCTTCTTGCGGCAGTTTTCTGGCATTGGCATTCTGACTAATTCATTCCATCACGAGGTTGTCATGGCGGTTTCGGAACATCCGGCGGTCAGTTTTTTCGATGTGCAGCCCGGCACCAAGGGGGGCATTGCCTCATGGATATTCTCCACGGATCATAAGCGCATAGGCATTATGTACCTCTGGGGCATTATGGCCTTTTTCATTGTGGGGATGTTTCTCGGATTTCTCATCCGTATGGAGCTTATTGCTCCGGGCAGGGACATCATGGATGCGCAGACCTACAATGTGATGTTCACCCTGCACGGGGTGATCATGATTTTTCTTGTGGTCATTCCCAGCATTCCCGC containing:
- a CDS encoding ABC transporter permease; this translates as MQYRLPIGQGIEAGIDFLVEHLSFATKAISVVVESALRMLENGMIAVPEPVFIAVCGALVWWLARDRRLSLFAIAGLALIWNMGLWEATMSTVALVLVATLFAIMLGIPLGIFASVNTIAYRIIMPVLDVMQTMPAFVYLIPAIPFFGLGKMAAIFSTVIFSMPPAIRLTCLGIKQVPYDLVECAEAFGTSRWQRLIKLELPLARSTILAGVNQTVMLALSMVVIASMIGAKGLGGEVWKAIQRLQMGRGFEAGIGIVIVAIILDRVLQKAGKRGNQP
- a CDS encoding glycine betaine ABC transporter substrate-binding protein produces the protein MKRLFSALGAMALVLTIAMPAFANKIVRIAYVEWDCALASTTMVKAVLEQKMGYKVEAMPVAAAAMWQAVGSGDVDGMVTAWLPVTHGDYMKKVGDKVEDLGPISTDAKVGWAVPSYVTINSIEELQANADKFGGKIVGIDPGAGLMRMSEETMKAYALNDFELMEGSGATMTASLAEAVKGEKWIVVTAWSPHWMFGRWDLKYLEDPKGTLGGSETINTIVRKGLKEDMPEVYAFLDRFAWDSPDQLQMVMDWNQEQGADPYENAKRFINEYPDTVKKWLGQ
- a CDS encoding c-type cytochrome, which translates into the protein MKRLFVALSLSVGLLFASGVCAFAAEDGASLYKACQGCHGAEGEKLPMGVGHPIKGQSAEDLDKKMHGYKDGSYGDSKKAIMTNIVKRLTDEQIKALADHMAAF
- a CDS encoding SCO family protein; translated protein: MPGLDGHVHPDTQAVSGDAPPAAVDEKLGDIIPPGIMFRDESGLMVDVRSLMDLPTIIAPVYFNCPSVCNILQSSLAKVLPQMALVPDKDYRVLSVSFDETDTPDLAARRKTNYLAAMDHAYPPEAWRFLTADKESIDRLMDAIGYRFTRVDKDFVHPIVVVAVSPEGKIVRYLYGNSFLPFDTAMALTEAAEGKVGLSLKRIVSYCFSYDPQGRRYVLDVMRIAGFVVLFGVAVLFFVLVRGGRKPRK